The following are encoded together in the Anopheles nili chromosome 3, idAnoNiliSN_F5_01, whole genome shotgun sequence genome:
- the LOC128726661 gene encoding intraflagellar transport protein 20 homolog: protein MSEEFGKSGLYIDDLYTLRVIDPEVANETNELKDECEQFTDKLTDFRRIIDQFANIIEVFAVEVDQEKMRAVGVQNMLKTFSKQRESEQQQIQSEIIEKMIELDKLKIEYQYLQRIESEQQEMIDNFYQNQ, encoded by the exons ATGAGTGAAGAATTCGGTAAATCCGGTCTGTATATCGATGATCTCTACACGTTACGCGTGATAGACCCGGAGGTGGCTAACGAGACGAACGAACTGAAGGATGAGTGTGAACAATTTACCGATA AGCTAACCGATTTTCGTAGAATTATCGACCAATTCGCAAACATCATCGAGGTATTCGCCGTAGAGGTGGACCAGGAGAAGATGCGTGCTGTCGGCGTGCAGAATATGTTAAAAACGTTCTCTAAGCAGCGAGAAtcggagcaacaacaaatacAG AGTGAAATCATCGAAAAAATGATTGAGCTGGATAAATTAAAGATCGAATATCAGTACCTGCAGCGCATCGAATCCGAGCAGCAGGAAATGATTGATAATTTCTACCAAAATCAGTAG